The Clostridiales bacterium genome segment TAGACGGCGGCAAAAATCATATGGCGGTGTTTCCTGAGACCGCGGGCAAGACAGGCGGGCAAGAGTTTGTAGGCTATGGCGGGCATAGGCTATGGCACGCGCCCGAAGACCCGATACGGACATATCAGCCCGACAACAATCTGGTAGAATTTCGTATTTTGGAAGACGGCATGATTTTGCGCGCCCCGATCGAACAAAAGACCCAACTATCCAAATCCATGCGAATTACTATGGACGAGGACGGAACGGTTTATGTGGACCATCGCATAACCAACCACGGCATGTTTGACGTGGAACTCGCGCTGTGGGGGCTTACAATGTTTGACACAGGCGGGTTGCTGGTCGTGCCCAATTCCAATCATGACACGGGTCTTGTGGCCAATAGAGCGGTAGCAATATGGCCGTATAGCTCAATGAACGATCCAAGAGTTTATTGGGGCAAAAAATATATTACCGTCAAACAAACAAACAAAAAAGAGGCGTTCAAAATCGGAACTACCTGCCATAGGGGCTGGGCGGCGTATTTTAACCATAACAACCTTGTGGTCAAGGAATTTCCTTTTTTTGAAAACGCGCTGTATCCAAACTTCAACTGCAACTTTGAAACCTACACCAATGACCGCTTTATTGAAATAGAATCTTTGACGCCTTTGCTTATAATACCGCCTCAAGAATACGAGGAATATACGGAAGTTTGGCATATATATAAGGACATTGCCCAGCCCAAAGGCGACGACGAAGAGGATATAGAACAAAAACTCAAAATTTTTACCGATGTTTATGAAGACGAAGATATATTTGAGTATGACGACGGCTGCTGCTGCGGCGAAGATTGGGAAGACTTTGACGATTGGGAACAAATAAATGAGTAAACAAAACAAACATCCCTTATAAATTAAGGGATGTTTTTTTGGTAAAAAAATCCTAAATAAAAATTTTTACGCAATATTATTGCAAAAAAATCAAAAAAATATTATATTTATAGAGTTTTTATCAAATATTTTTTGTTATAAGGAGTCGAAAAATGAGTTTTATTCTTTCCTCGGATTCTTGCTGCGATTGCTATAAAAGCGAACTAAAAAAACACAACATAAAATATATCCCCATGGCTTATATTATTGACGATGTTGAATATAGGGATCACTACGACAGCGATCAAGAGTATAAGGATTTTTACGAGATTTTAAGGTCGGGAAAAATGTCCAAAACCGCGCAATTATCGCCCTTTGAAACGGCCGAATATTTTGAAAAATTAATAAAAGAAGAAAAGGGCGACATTGTCCACATCGCTTTATCGGGCGGGCTTTCCAATACGGCCGCCAACGCCAAACTGGCCGCGAAAGAGGTAATGGAAAAATACCCCGACCGCAAAGTTTACGCCATTGACTCAAAAGCGGCGACCCAAGGCCAAAGATATGTGCTGGACGTGGCGCGCCAATTAAGAGACGAGGGTAAAAGCGCCCAAGAAACAGCTGAGCATTTAGAAAAAATTATTAACACGCTTCATCACTTTATATTCGCCAAAGATTTGTTTCATTTAAAAAGAGGCGGACGGATAAGCCCCGCTGTCGCTATGGTAGGCACTGTTTTGGGCATCCGCCCTATTATAATTATCAACCACAGAGGACAATTGGTTCCTTTTGACAAAGAACGGGGCATGGCCAAAACATTAAGATACGCTGTCAACGCGCTCAAAAAATACGGCAAAAAAGATGTATCCAAGGCCTATATCGCGCACGCCGATGATCTTGAGACCGCCCAAGAACTCCAAAATATGTTATTGGAAGAAAACTTGGTCAAAGAGGTAAAGATAGGTTACATAGGGCCGATTATAGGAACGCATACCGGGCCCGGAACGGTCGGGTTGGTTTTTGAAGGCGAAAAAAGAATAGAAATTGACCCCTAAAAAACAATTGGAAAATTTGTTACACATTTGTTTAAAAATTGTGTAATAAAGTCACCCAAAAGAGTTGACAAGAAATTGAATTGATATTATAATTTGGGTCGTAAGCTAGTTGGTATGGACATTAAAAAAATAGCTCATCATTTTCCCCCTTATCATATATATTTGAAGCGGCTTAGAAATAAGCCGCTTCGTCTTTTTCTTTTTAAAAAAATTTTTATTCAAAAGATATGCCTAATTTTATTTGCTTGCCTTTTGCTGGCAATACATCTGTTTTTTAAAGTTTTTGGGACTTGTTTTGAACAATTGATAAAAGCTGCGATAAAATGTTCTCATGCTGTCAAACCCCGCCTCAAAAGCCAATTCCACTATATTTTTTTGCGCGGAGTTTTCGTTCAATTGGGCGGCGACATATGTCGCCCTTAACATATTGATATAGGTTGAAAGGTTGCACGCAAAATATTGGTTAAAAATCTTGGAAAAATAATATTTGCTATAATTAAATTCTTCGGCCAAAGTTTCCAATGTAATTTTTGATTTGAAATTATTATTTAAATATTCCAAGACCTTTTGGGTTAATTGTTTGGGCGCAGGCACATTGGCGGTTTTTAACATCTTGCTTTCAATCAAATGCCCCAAAATTGTATAAATTATGCCTTTTACCAGCAAGAGGTTGCTTTTTTTATGCTCCATTAACTCTTTGAGCAATATCCAAATTTTTTCAATAAACTCTTGGTCTTTTATAAAACAGCTTTGATAATTAAGTTCGTTTGCCGCCTCAAAAAACCTTTCAAGAAAAAAGCCGGGATAATGCAAACAATAATTTTGCTGTCATCGGAGCGTAAAATATGGTGCACATCGTAGCTTGCGATAAAAGCCAAGCCTTTTTGCCCTCTTCTAAAAGCTTCGCTTTTGCCGTTGACAGTGATCACCATCTCGCCCGCTTCCAAAAGGGCAAGTTCTATGCATTGATGAAAATGCACGTCGCAATGGTCAAAATCGGCGTATTGTATGTAAAGGTCGTTGCCGCGATCTCTCAATAATTCATACATTGAATTGACCATTTCTTCTTTCATTTTCTCTCTCCCCCAAAACCAAAGGACGTCGGCTAAAAATCTTTTAAGAGCAATTTTTGGCTTAACTTTAAAATAATTGACATATATTTTTTGGTAAAGAAACTTTATAATCTTTATATACAATATTAATATATTTTAAATTGTTTTGTCAATAGGGAAATTTTATAATAATATTGGTAAATATATCAAAAAAATTGTAATATCTATTAAAATTATGATAATATTTTAATTATAAATCGCTTTATAAGATGCCTAAATTAACAATGGCGCTTCATGTTAGAACAAAAATTGGCAAAAAAATTAAAATCGTATAGCTATGAAAATTATTTTTTATAAGTTTGATTTTTAATAAAAAGGTATAGGGCAAAAAATTTTTGCCCTTTAGCCTTTTTAAAAAATATTATAAAAGGGGATAGCATGAAATTTACGGAAGGACTTTGGACGGTTAAGGAAAATTTTAATGCTGAATACGCGAGAGAAATCAGGGATATTAGAAAATCCCAAAACTTGCTGACTATGTATTGTCCGTTTAGAACCATTGAATTTCGTTACCATACGCTTAATTTGGGTCTTATTACCATAGAAGCGTATTCTCCGCTCCAAGATTGCATAAGCATAAGGCTAATCGGACACAAAGGCGGCAAGAGAAATATCAAAAAATTTGAATGGGAACTCAAAAATATAGACATCCGTATAAACGAAAACGGCGCGGAATTGACCTCGGGCAGCCTTACTATGCGCGCCCAAAAAAAGCCGTTTAATATATCGTTTTTTGCGGATGATAAAAAACTTACGGGCTACATGGACAAATCTTTGTCAATAATGACGGATAAACACACCAAAACCAGATACTTGGTCAACGGCTTGGAGCTTGATGTGGGCGAGTGCATCTACGGCGGCGGCGAGAGATTTACGCCCTTTATCAAGAACGGCCAGTCCATAGATATATGGAACGTAGACGGCGGAACGGCCAGCGATATGTCTTACAAAAATGTGCCGTTTTTTATGAGCAGCAAGGGCTATGGAATTTTTGTCAACACTCCCGACCTTGTCTCGTTTGAGATAGGAAGCGAGAAGGTAGAAGAAACTCAATTTTCGGTGGCCGATGAAGAGCTGGAATATGTAATTATATACGGCAAAACGCCCGCCGATATTTTGGACAAATACACCCAGCTAACCGGCAGACCCGCGTTGTTGCCGCCATGGTCGTATGGGCTTTGGCTGTCAACCTCGTTTACGACCAATTACGACGAAAAAACGGTTAATTTCTTTATAGACGAAATGCAAAGGCGTCAAATTCCTTTGAGCATATTCCATTTTGATTGTTTCTGGATGAAAGAGTTTGAATGGACCAGCTTGGTATGGGATAAGGATGCTTTTCCTGACCCTAAAGGCATGCTTGACAGGCTTCGCAAAAAAGGCCTAAAAATATGCGTTTGGATTAATCCCTATATAGCCCAAAAAACGCAGATGTTTGAAGAAGGCCTAAAAAACGGCTATTTCTTAAAGCGCGCTGACGGGCGGGTATATCAGCGCGACGAATGGCAAGCGGGCATGGCGATAGTGGACTTTACCAATCCACAGGCTTGCAAATGGTATTCGGACAAACTTGAGCAATTGATAGATATGGGCGTGGACGCCTTTAAGACCGATTTTGGCGAAAAAATTCCCGAAGACGCGGTTTATTATGACGGCTCGGACCCTAGGGCAATGCATAATTATTACAGTTATTTGTATAACGCCTGCGTGTTTGAATTATTGCAAAGGAAAAAAGGCATAAGCGAGGCCATAGTGTTTGCCAGAAGCGCTTGCGCCGGCGGGCAAAAATTTCCAGTCCATTGGGGCGGGGATTGCAATTCCACATATAATTCAATGGCCGAAAGCCTAAGAGGCGGACTGTCTTTGATGTGCAGCGGTTTTGGCTATTGGAGCCATGATATAGGCGGGTTTGAAAATAATTCGCCGCCCGATATATATAAAAGATGGGTCGCTTTCGGACTTTTATCGTCGCACAGCAGGCTGCACGGCTCGGGCTCTTATAGAGTGCCTTGGGACTATGACGAGGAAGCCTGCGATGTATTAAGGTTTTTCACCAATCTTAAATGCTCGCTGATGCCTTACATATATCAGGCGTCCATAATAACGCACCAAAAGGGCACGCCTATTATGCGCCCGATGTTTTTTGAGTTTGACGAGCCCACATGCAAATATTTGGATAGACAATACATGTTCGGCAAAAATATCTTGGTAGCGCCCGTGCTATCCAAAGATAATTGGTGCGAGTTTTATTTGCCCGAAGGCGAATGGGTCCATTACCTAAGCTGCGAAAGACTTCAAGGCGGCAAATGGTATAAAAAGCAGTATGACTTTTTCTCGCTGCCCATGTATGTTCGTCCCGATAGCATTATCCCAAAAGGCAGCGTCAATGACCGACCCGATTACGACTATATCGCCGATACGGTATATGAGATATTTAACCTTCAATCCCGCGCGGAATGCGTGGTAAGCTCTTATGACCAAAAACGGCAGGCCAAAGTAAGCGCGCAAAGAGATCAGAATGTTATCAATATAATAACCCAAGGCGATGTTAAATACATACTTCTCAACGGAATAACAAACGCCGAGGTCCAGGGCGCGCAGGCAAAGGCTTCGGAGCGCGGTTTGATGCTTGAGGCAAAGTCAAACAACATAAAGGTCGTTTTATAAAAGAAGGCTCTTTACAAAAACTTAACTATCTGCAATAATGGATTAAGAGGAATGCGATGTCCAAAAAAAATTTGTATTTAGGAGCGGCGTATTATCCCGAGGTTTATTATTTTGAAACGATTGACCAAGACATAGAATACATGAAAAAAGCCCGTCTTAATGTTATGAGGATGGGCGAGTTCGCTTGGAGCGTGTTTGAGCCTCAAGAGGGACAATATAATTTTGAATGGCTAAAAAAAGTAGTTGATAAGCTGTATCAAAACGGCATTTATAGTATCCTTTGCACTCCTTCCAATACGCCTCCTATATGGCTAACCAGAAAACATCCCGAAATTTTAAGGCGCGATGACGACGGCTCATACGCCGTTCACGGCGGGCGCGGGCACGGCTGCCCGAATAGCCCGATTTTTAACGAATATGTTAAAAAAATAGTCTCCAAGATGGCGCAATATTTTAAAGACCACGAGGCTGTAATAGGCTGGCAAATAGATAACGAAATTTATCCGTGGCGTCAGGGATGCCGTTGCAATTTTTGCATGAAGGAGTTTTATAAACATCTTGAGAATAAATATAAAACAATAGACAATCTCAACAGGCAAATGGCGCTTAGAATCTGGAGCATAGAATATGGCGCTTTTGACCAGATAGAATATCCCAAAATCAAAGAGTGGGGTTCCCATCCCGCTTTAACAACCGAATATATAGATTTCCAAATGCGCAGCAACGCTAACTTCATATCCCGCCAAGCCGATATATTAAGGGAAAACGGCGTCAAAGTTCCAATCGGAACGGACATGATGACATTTGCAAGCCAGGACCATTACATAACCAATCAAAACTTGGATGTGGCAATGATTAACCATTATCATTCCAAGGAAAATTTTTATGAATGCGCGTTTTGGATGGATTATATGGCCCGCCTAAAAGACAGGCCGTTTTGGAACACCGAGACAGCCACCACCGCCAACGGCGCAAACAGCGTCAATCCTAACTTTTATCCCGTAGGCTATAATTATATAAACACTTTGATTCCTTTCGCGTTCGGGGGCGAGATGAATTTGTATTGGCTGTTCAGGGCGCATTACGCTGGTCCCGAGCTTATGCATTCATCGGTTATAACATCCCAAGGCAAGCCCGTTCATGTTTTTGACGAGACCGTGCAAGCGGCGCAGACTTTGGAAAGATGCAAGCGATTTTTGACCGAGTTGGAGCTTGAAAAGGCCGAGTTTGCGATGAGTTTTTCAAGCAACGCCTATAATATCTTTGAAGGTCAAAAAGTGGCGGCGGGATTTAACTATACCGAAAATATTATAAATAAATGTTACTACCCTTTGTTAAAAGCAGGCATCGTGCCGGGCATCCATAATCCCAATAATTCTTTGAACGGCATAAAAGTATTATATTCGCCCTTTTTAATATCAATAGAAGAAGGCGATTTCGCTTTTAGGCTGATAGAATGGATTAAACAAGGCGGAATTTGGATAGCCGGACCGCTGACCGATATACGCAACCGCTATTACGCCAAGTATAGAAATTCTGTGTTCGGGTTTATAGAAGACCTTACGGGCATACAAAACCTTTATCAAATCCCGTCCACAAGCTTGGAAAACTCCATTGAGTTTGAAGACGGGACATTGTGCAAAACGAGTATTTGGAACGATGTCTTTTTGACCAGACCCGAGCATAAAGTTATCGCCCGCTATCATTCGCCCAGTCCGGCGATAGACCAAAAAGCCGCCATAGTCGGTTGCCAGGTAGGCAAAGGCGAAATAGTAGTAATGGGCGCAATGCCCGAGCAAGAGTATTTAATAGCCTTAATAAAAACCTATCTAAAAAAAGCCGATTGCATGCCCAAAATAAAGACCAGTTCCAATGTTTTGGCAATCAAAAGAAAAAACGGCGGCAGGACGGGCTATTGTATTGTTGAATTATTTTGCCAAAAAGGCGAAGTAAAACTAGACGGACAATATCTAGATGTGGAAAAATCAGCCAAAGTATCGGGAACAGTGGAGATAGAGCCTTACAGCTTTAGGTGTTTGGAGAAAATTGATTGATGAATAAAAGATTTGAAAAAAGTCTTTGGTTTAGGAACCTTAGGTTTGGCATGTTTATTCATTGGGGGCTTTACGCCGTTGCGGCAAAAGGCGAATGGATAAAAAGCCTCCAAAAAATCTCCGATGAAGATTATGATAAGTATTTTGGGATGTTTGACCCCGTTGATTTTGACGCGCATAATTGGGCAAAATGCGCCAAGGAAGCCGGAATGAAATACGCCGTATTGACGGCAAAACACCATGACGGTTTTTGCTTGTTTGACAGCAAATTCACCGACTACAAAATAACCAATACCAAGCTCAAAAAAGATGTAGTCAAAGAATTTTTAAACGCGTTCAGGGTCCAAGGCCTGAAAGTGGGGCTGTATTATTCTTTATTGGATTGGCGTCACGAGCATTATCCCGCATATAAAGACCCGTTTCACCCCATGCGCGACAACCCAAAATACGACACGCCGAGGGATTTTTCCAAATATTTGGATTATATGCACGCCCAAGTTAAAGAGCTTGTCAGCAACTACTGCACGATTGACCTAATGTGGCTTGATTTTTCTTATGGCAAATACAGGGGCGAGTATTGGCGGGCAAGCGAGCTGGTAAAGATGATTTATTCTTACCAGCCTGAGATTTTGATAAACAGCAGGCTTGACGCCTCGGGGGAAAACTTAGGCGGCATTATGGGCCAAAACCCCCAGGTTTTTAGCGGCGACTTTGCCTGTCCCGAACAGCTTATGCCGCCTCAGGCGCTCAAAAACGAGGCAGGCGAGCATGTGCCTTGGGAAATTTGCGTGTCAATGAACGAAAGCTGGGGATACAACGCGGCGGACAAAAACTATAAAAGCGCCGATTTATTAATAAAAAAATTGACCGAAGCGGTTTCCAAAGGCGGCAATATGATACTCAATGTCGGGCCGGACGCAAGAGGCAATATTTCGCAAGAGTGCGTAGAAATTCTGCGCAAAATAGGCGCATGGCTTAAAATTTACGGCGACAGCATATACGGCTGCGCAGACAGCGGCTTGCCCAAGCCCGAATGGGGCAGATACACCAAAAAAGACAATATTATCTTCGCGCATGTCTACGAACGCCCCATAGGTCCGCTTTTATTGCCGTCAATAGATAGAAAAGATATCCAAAGAATTACCATGCTTGACGATTTTAGCGAGCTTAATATTATGACCGAATGGGTGGCGGCCAATTATCCGCAATATACTTTTGTGGACATAGCGCCGTCTAAATACAAGGATATAACCGTTTTAAAAATAGAACTAAAAAATTAAAGCGGGGAAAAAGCAATGAAATATCTTATAGGCATTGACATAGGCACAAGCGGGACAAAGACCGTTTTGTTTGACCAGTTTGGCGAAATTGTGGCTTCGTCGCTGTTCGGATATGAGCTTATACAGCCCAGAAACGGCTGGGCGGAGCAAGACCCGCTCCAATGGTGGAACGCGACAGTTTTGGGCATAAGAGACGCGCTTAACCAAAGCAAGATAAACCCGCAAGATATCGCGGGAATAGGGCTTTCGGGGCAGATGCACGGGCTTGTTATGCTGGACAGTTCAAAAAACCTGTTAAGGAACTCTATAATTTGGTGCGACGGCCGAAGCGACTTGCAAGCCAAAAAAATAGCCGAAAAATGCGGCGACAAGATTATAGAAATTACGGCAAATCCCGCCATGCCCGCGTTCACGGCCGCAAAATTATTATGGGTCAAAGACAACGAGCCCGATATTTACAGCCAATGCGCGCATATATTATTGCCCAAAGACTATATCAGGTTCAAATTGACGGGCGTTTTGGCCACCGAGGTAAGCGACGCAAGCGGCATGCAGCTTTTGGATGTGCCCAAGAGGACATGGTCGGGCGAGCTTTGCGAAATTTTAAGGATTGACGCCAAGATTTTGCCCGAGGTTTATGAAAGCTCATACATAAGCGGCTATGTTAACGCCCAAGCGGCAGAAGAGACAGGGCTTTATAAAGGCACGCCCGTGGCGGGCGGCGCGGGCGATCAGGCGGCAAGCGCCGTGGGCAACGGGATTATAGAACAAGGCAAAGTATCGGATACTTTGGGGTCTAGCGGCGTGGTATTTGCGCACACCCAAGAGCCGTTGATTGACAAATTGGGCAGAGTGCATACTTTTTGTCACGCTGTGGAAGGGCAATGGCATGTTATGGGCGTGACGCAAGGCGCGGGCTTAAGCCTAAAATGGTTTAAGGATAATTTTTATCAAGCCGAGGCAAAACAAGCTGCGGAACAAAATCTTAATATATACGACATTATTATGGACCAAGTCCAAAAAATCAAGATAGGCGCGGACAATCTTATTTTTTTGCCTTATTTGATGGGCGAGCGCACGCCGCATCTGGACACGAATGCGCGAGGCGTGTTTTTTGGCATAAGCGCGATTCATACCAAGGCGCATTTTGCGCGGGCGGTCGTAGAAGGCATAACTTATAGCCAAAGAGATTGTCTTAATATATTGATTGACATGGGCGTCAAGCCCGAATACATCGTGGCGGGCGGCGGCGGCGCTAAGAGCGCGTATTGGCGGCAAATGCTCGCCGACAATTTTAAGCGCGATGTTTATACCTTGCAGCAAGACGCAGGCGGATGTTTGGGCGCTGCCATTTTGTCAGGCGTAGGAACGGGGTTATATAGAGATGTCAAAACCGCCTGCGAAAGCATATTAAAACTTGAAAACAAAACGACCCCTGACATGGCAGCTTCCCAAATATACGACCAATATTATCAGGTTTACCAATCATTGTATGGCGATTTAAAACATAGATTTAAAATTTTAAGCGAGGTTGTTTGATATGAGAGAATTTTTTAAAGACATCCCCAAAATCAAATACGAGGGCAAAGACAGCAAAAACCCTTTGAGTTTTAAGTTTTATGAGCCCGACAGGGTGGTAAGGGGCAAGACAATGCGCGAGCATTTGAAATTTGCCATGAGTTATTGGCATACGCTGTGCGGCCAAGGGATAGATATGTTTGGCGCTGCTTCCATGGACAAAAGTTTTGGCGGGACTAATCCTATGGAAATAGCCAAGCTAAAAGCATACGCCGCGTTTGAGATTTTGGACAAATTAGATATTGACTTTTATTGTTTTCATGATCGCGATGTAGCGCCCGAAGGCGACACCTTGGCTGAAACCAACAAAAACCTAAAGGAAATAGTCAAATTGCTAAAACAGCTTCAGCAAGATTATAACAAAAAATTATTATGGGGCACGGCAAAGCTGTTTGAACATCCCCGATATATGAACGGCGCGGCGACTTCGCCTTCGGCAGATGTGTTTTGTTACGCGGCCGCCCAAGTCAAAGAGGCGCTGGACGCCACTATGGAGCTGTCGGGCGACGGCTATGTCTTTTGGGGCGGAAGGGAAGGCTATGAAACCTTGCTCAACACCAATATGAAACTGGAGCTTGACAATTTGGCCAGGTTTTTGCGAATGGCCGTGGATTACGCCAAGAGCATAGGCTTTGAGGGCGATTTTTATATAGAGCCCAAGCCGAAAGAGCCCACAAAACACCAATATGATTTTGACGCCGCCACCGTCATTGGATTTTTGAAATCTTACGGGCTTGACAACTATTTTAAGCTAAACATAGAAGCCAACCACGCGACCTTGGCGGGACATACTTTTCAGCACGAGTTAAGGATGGCCATAGACAACAAAATGTTCGGCTCTATTGACGCCAACCAAGGCGACGCTTTGCTGGGCTGGGACACCGACCAATTCCCCACGGATGTATATCAAACTACTCTTTGTATGTATGAAGTCCTCTCGGCAGGCGGCTTTACCAAAGGCGGGCTTAACTTTGACGCAAAGGCGCGCAGAAGTTCCAACACATTCAAAGACATATTTATCTCGCATATAGCGGGCATGGACGCCTTCGCTATAGGGCTTATCGCCGCGGACAAAATCATATCGGACGGGCGCATAGATAGTTTTGTCGCCCAAAGATACCAAAGTTTTACGACAGGCATAGGCAAAAAGATAGTGGAAGGCAAAACCAGCTTAAAAGAGCTTGCCGAAATCGCTTTGACTTTGGACGAGATTAAAGTAGAAAGCGGCGGCCAAGAATATCTTGAGAGCGTCATCAACCAAATACTGTTTTCATAAAAAAACTAAAGAAAAAA includes the following:
- the xylA gene encoding xylose isomerase, with amino-acid sequence MREFFKDIPKIKYEGKDSKNPLSFKFYEPDRVVRGKTMREHLKFAMSYWHTLCGQGIDMFGAASMDKSFGGTNPMEIAKLKAYAAFEILDKLDIDFYCFHDRDVAPEGDTLAETNKNLKEIVKLLKQLQQDYNKKLLWGTAKLFEHPRYMNGAATSPSADVFCYAAAQVKEALDATMELSGDGYVFWGGREGYETLLNTNMKLELDNLARFLRMAVDYAKSIGFEGDFYIEPKPKEPTKHQYDFDAATVIGFLKSYGLDNYFKLNIEANHATLAGHTFQHELRMAIDNKMFGSIDANQGDALLGWDTDQFPTDVYQTTLCMYEVLSAGGFTKGGLNFDAKARRSSNTFKDIFISHIAGMDAFAIGLIAADKIISDGRIDSFVAQRYQSFTTGIGKKIVEGKTSLKELAEIALTLDEIKVESGGQEYLESVINQILFS
- the yicI gene encoding alpha-xylosidase encodes the protein MKFTEGLWTVKENFNAEYAREIRDIRKSQNLLTMYCPFRTIEFRYHTLNLGLITIEAYSPLQDCISIRLIGHKGGKRNIKKFEWELKNIDIRINENGAELTSGSLTMRAQKKPFNISFFADDKKLTGYMDKSLSIMTDKHTKTRYLVNGLELDVGECIYGGGERFTPFIKNGQSIDIWNVDGGTASDMSYKNVPFFMSSKGYGIFVNTPDLVSFEIGSEKVEETQFSVADEELEYVIIYGKTPADILDKYTQLTGRPALLPPWSYGLWLSTSFTTNYDEKTVNFFIDEMQRRQIPLSIFHFDCFWMKEFEWTSLVWDKDAFPDPKGMLDRLRKKGLKICVWINPYIAQKTQMFEEGLKNGYFLKRADGRVYQRDEWQAGMAIVDFTNPQACKWYSDKLEQLIDMGVDAFKTDFGEKIPEDAVYYDGSDPRAMHNYYSYLYNACVFELLQRKKGISEAIVFARSACAGGQKFPVHWGGDCNSTYNSMAESLRGGLSLMCSGFGYWSHDIGGFENNSPPDIYKRWVAFGLLSSHSRLHGSGSYRVPWDYDEEACDVLRFFTNLKCSLMPYIYQASIITHQKGTPIMRPMFFEFDEPTCKYLDRQYMFGKNILVAPVLSKDNWCEFYLPEGEWVHYLSCERLQGGKWYKKQYDFFSLPMYVRPDSIIPKGSVNDRPDYDYIADTVYEIFNLQSRAECVVSSYDQKRQAKVSAQRDQNVINIITQGDVKYILLNGITNAEVQGAQAKASERGLMLEAKSNNIKVVL
- a CDS encoding alpha-L-fucosidase, whose translation is MNKRFEKSLWFRNLRFGMFIHWGLYAVAAKGEWIKSLQKISDEDYDKYFGMFDPVDFDAHNWAKCAKEAGMKYAVLTAKHHDGFCLFDSKFTDYKITNTKLKKDVVKEFLNAFRVQGLKVGLYYSLLDWRHEHYPAYKDPFHPMRDNPKYDTPRDFSKYLDYMHAQVKELVSNYCTIDLMWLDFSYGKYRGEYWRASELVKMIYSYQPEILINSRLDASGENLGGIMGQNPQVFSGDFACPEQLMPPQALKNEAGEHVPWEICVSMNESWGYNAADKNYKSADLLIKKLTEAVSKGGNMILNVGPDARGNISQECVEILRKIGAWLKIYGDSIYGCADSGLPKPEWGRYTKKDNIIFAHVYERPIGPLLLPSIDRKDIQRITMLDDFSELNIMTEWVAANYPQYTFVDIAPSKYKDITVLKIELKN
- the xylB gene encoding xylulokinase; translation: MKYLIGIDIGTSGTKTVLFDQFGEIVASSLFGYELIQPRNGWAEQDPLQWWNATVLGIRDALNQSKINPQDIAGIGLSGQMHGLVMLDSSKNLLRNSIIWCDGRSDLQAKKIAEKCGDKIIEITANPAMPAFTAAKLLWVKDNEPDIYSQCAHILLPKDYIRFKLTGVLATEVSDASGMQLLDVPKRTWSGELCEILRIDAKILPEVYESSYISGYVNAQAAEETGLYKGTPVAGGAGDQAASAVGNGIIEQGKVSDTLGSSGVVFAHTQEPLIDKLGRVHTFCHAVEGQWHVMGVTQGAGLSLKWFKDNFYQAEAKQAAEQNLNIYDIIMDQVQKIKIGADNLIFLPYLMGERTPHLDTNARGVFFGISAIHTKAHFARAVVEGITYSQRDCLNILIDMGVKPEYIVAGGGGAKSAYWRQMLADNFKRDVYTLQQDAGGCLGAAILSGVGTGLYRDVKTACESILKLENKTTPDMAASQIYDQYYQVYQSLYGDLKHRFKILSEVV
- a CDS encoding cellulase family glycosylhydrolase, giving the protein MSKKNLYLGAAYYPEVYYFETIDQDIEYMKKARLNVMRMGEFAWSVFEPQEGQYNFEWLKKVVDKLYQNGIYSILCTPSNTPPIWLTRKHPEILRRDDDGSYAVHGGRGHGCPNSPIFNEYVKKIVSKMAQYFKDHEAVIGWQIDNEIYPWRQGCRCNFCMKEFYKHLENKYKTIDNLNRQMALRIWSIEYGAFDQIEYPKIKEWGSHPALTTEYIDFQMRSNANFISRQADILRENGVKVPIGTDMMTFASQDHYITNQNLDVAMINHYHSKENFYECAFWMDYMARLKDRPFWNTETATTANGANSVNPNFYPVGYNYINTLIPFAFGGEMNLYWLFRAHYAGPELMHSSVITSQGKPVHVFDETVQAAQTLERCKRFLTELELEKAEFAMSFSSNAYNIFEGQKVAAGFNYTENIINKCYYPLLKAGIVPGIHNPNNSLNGIKVLYSPFLISIEEGDFAFRLIEWIKQGGIWIAGPLTDIRNRYYAKYRNSVFGFIEDLTGIQNLYQIPSTSLENSIEFEDGTLCKTSIWNDVFLTRPEHKVIARYHSPSPAIDQKAAIVGCQVGKGEIVVMGAMPEQEYLIALIKTYLKKADCMPKIKTSSNVLAIKRKNGGRTGYCIVELFCQKGEVKLDGQYLDVEKSAKVSGTVEIEPYSFRCLEKID
- a CDS encoding helix-turn-helix transcriptional regulator is translated as MHYPGFFLERFFEAANELNYQSCFIKDQEFIEKIWILLKELMEHKKSNLLLVKGIIYTILGHLIESKMLKTANVPAPKQLTQKVLEYLNNNFKSKITLETLAEEFNYSKYYFSKIFNQYFACNLSTYINMLRATYVAAQLNENSAQKNIVELAFEAGFDSMRTFYRSFYQLFKTSPKNFKKQMYCQQKASK
- a CDS encoding DegV family protein — encoded protein: MSFILSSDSCCDCYKSELKKHNIKYIPMAYIIDDVEYRDHYDSDQEYKDFYEILRSGKMSKTAQLSPFETAEYFEKLIKEEKGDIVHIALSGGLSNTAANAKLAAKEVMEKYPDRKVYAIDSKAATQGQRYVLDVARQLRDEGKSAQETAEHLEKIINTLHHFIFAKDLFHLKRGGRISPAVAMVGTVLGIRPIIIINHRGQLVPFDKERGMAKTLRYAVNALKKYGKKDVSKAYIAHADDLETAQELQNMLLEENLVKEVKIGYIGPIIGTHTGPGTVGLVFEGEKRIEIDP